From a single Bos indicus isolate NIAB-ARS_2022 breed Sahiwal x Tharparkar chromosome 11, NIAB-ARS_B.indTharparkar_mat_pri_1.0, whole genome shotgun sequence genomic region:
- the C11H9orf78 gene encoding splicing factor C9orf78 homolog has protein sequence MRVTGKTFRRRRADSESEEDEQDSEEVRLKLEETREVQNLRKRPNGVSAVALLVGEKVQEETTLVDDPFQMKTGGMVDMKKLKERGKDKISEEEDLHLGTSFSAETNRRDEDADMMKYIETELKKRKGIVEHEEQKVKPKNAEDCLYELPENIRVSSAKKTEEMLSNQMLSGIPEVDLGIDAKIKNIISTEDAKARLLAEQQNKKKDSETSFVPTNMAVNYVQHNRFYHEELNAPIRRNKEEPKARPLRVGDTEKPEPERSPPNRKRPANEKATDDYHYEKFKKMNRRY, from the exons ATGCGGGTCACCGGGAAGACTTTCCGCCGGCGCCGCGCCGACTCGGAGTCGGAGGAAGACGAGCAGGACTCAGAGGAGGTTCG ATTAAAACTGGAAGAGACCCGAGAGGTGCAGAACTTGAGGAAGAGGCCCAACGGGGTGAG TGCTGTTGCCCTGCTGGTGGGAGAGAAAGTACAAGAAGAGACCACTCTAGTG GATGATCCCTTTCAGATGAAGACAGGCGGGATGGTGGACATGAAGAAACTAAAGGAAAGGGGCAAAGATAA GATCAGCGAAGAGGAAGACCTCCATCTGGGGACATCATTTTCCGCAGAAACCAACCGAAGGGACGAGGATGCCGACAT GATGAAGTACATTGAGACAGAACTGAAGAAGCGGAAAGGGATCGTGGAACATGAGGAACAGAAAGTCAAGCCAAAGAATGCAGAGGATTGCCTTTATGAGCTGCCAGAAAACATCCGGGTTTCCTCGGCAAAGAAGACGGAGGAGATGCTGTCTAACCAGATGCTGAGCGGCATCCCCGAGGTGGACCTCGGCATCGA tgCGAAAATAAAAAACATCATCTCCACGGAGGACGCCAAGGCCCGCCTGCTGGCTGAGCAGCAGAACAAGAAGAAGGACAGCGAGACCTCCTTCGTGCCCACCAACATGGCTGTCAACTACGTGCAGCACAACCGAT TTTACCACGAGGAGCTCAACGCTCCCATACGGAGAAACAAAGAGGAGCCCAAAGCCCGACCCTTGCGAGTGGGGGACACAGAGAAGCCGGAGCCTGAGC gGTCCCCTCCCAACCGCAAGCGTCCTGCTAATGAGAAGGCCACGGATGATTATCATTACGAGAAGTTCAAGAAGATGAACAGGCGGTACTGA